From a region of the Streptomyces sp. NBC_01454 genome:
- a CDS encoding DUF2231 domain-containing protein, producing MSLNVVNGLPTHVLIVHFVVVLVPLSALAVVVGAMWPSAARRMGMVLPLLALVTLASVPLATQAGEWLEKHVDSNALVRRHTELGDGMLPWAAGLVVLATVIWWTNRGPAAAEAAPGERTRSASSRSVLVFRVVAAVLAVGVASGAVVEVYRIGDSGAKAAWHDGFSKTATGDRGDNG from the coding sequence ATGAGCCTCAACGTTGTCAACGGGCTGCCCACACACGTCCTGATCGTCCACTTCGTCGTCGTGCTCGTGCCCTTGAGCGCACTGGCGGTCGTGGTCGGCGCGATGTGGCCCAGTGCCGCCCGGCGCATGGGGATGGTGCTGCCGCTGCTGGCCCTGGTGACGCTGGCGAGCGTGCCTCTGGCCACGCAGGCCGGGGAATGGCTGGAGAAGCACGTCGACAGCAACGCCCTGGTACGCAGGCACACCGAACTCGGCGACGGGATGCTCCCCTGGGCTGCGGGCCTGGTCGTGCTGGCGACGGTGATCTGGTGGACGAACCGCGGGCCGGCCGCGGCGGAGGCCGCCCCCGGGGAACGGACCCGGTCCGCCTCCTCCCGGTCCGTGCTGGTCTTCCGCGTCGTGGCAGCGGTACTGGCCGTGGGCGTGGCATCGGGCGCCGTCGTGGAGGTGTACCGGATCGGCGACTCCGGGGCGAAGGCTGCCTGGCATGACGGCTTCTCCAAGACCGCCACGGGCGACAGGGGCGACAACGGCTGA
- a CDS encoding LPXTG cell wall anchor domain-containing protein produces the protein MKIRRALTAAAAAAVIAPAAVLAAPAAAFATEPVSQAGPRTPASPDSPDAAPPADRLADSATSGGGTGNWDEPRRPGEATAGGSASQDRDGAARPAPGKPPKGAGTAEGTTKGITGAGGATGGRKDAGDSDGAGPSCAFESDQLHVGVHGLPRRLTAGGAWTPFSMTLANTTGKPLAEVQPFLLVSSAENVDRPYWELETEYRDAKTGRWKTFHDAEPEDLFGFFAVGPRSTLTLELRTRVVKGAKPGAGYALAAGDYRSRDGSCGSAKEAWYDFTILPVGAKPTQPPTAKPGEPGKPGGAAAPGQSAASGGGTGGSDSTGGLSPQGGGHLAATGSSSALPAIALIGGAAMVVGAGAVIGVRRRKGVAGPDTTDVTG, from the coding sequence ATGAAGATTCGTCGCGCCCTGACGGCCGCCGCAGCGGCTGCCGTGATAGCACCCGCCGCCGTACTGGCCGCGCCCGCCGCCGCGTTCGCAACGGAGCCGGTGTCCCAGGCCGGTCCCCGCACACCCGCCTCTCCCGATTCCCCCGATGCCGCACCACCGGCGGACCGGTTAGCGGATTCCGCAACGAGCGGCGGCGGAACGGGTAACTGGGACGAGCCGCGGCGCCCGGGCGAAGCCACTGCCGGTGGCTCGGCATCCCAGGACCGCGACGGGGCCGCCCGCCCCGCCCCGGGGAAGCCGCCGAAAGGCGCCGGGACCGCCGAAGGGACCACCAAGGGGATCACCGGCGCGGGTGGTGCCACCGGTGGACGCAAGGACGCCGGTGATTCCGATGGTGCGGGTCCGTCCTGCGCGTTCGAGTCCGACCAGTTGCACGTGGGCGTCCACGGGCTGCCGCGCCGGCTGACCGCGGGCGGCGCCTGGACCCCCTTCTCCATGACGCTCGCCAACACCACCGGCAAGCCCCTGGCGGAGGTCCAGCCCTTCCTGCTCGTGTCCTCCGCCGAAAATGTCGACCGGCCATACTGGGAGCTGGAGACCGAGTACCGCGACGCCAAGACGGGGCGGTGGAAGACCTTCCACGACGCGGAGCCCGAGGACCTGTTCGGCTTCTTCGCCGTCGGTCCGCGCAGCACCCTCACGCTCGAACTGCGCACCCGCGTGGTCAAGGGCGCCAAGCCCGGCGCCGGGTACGCGCTCGCCGCCGGCGACTACCGCAGCCGCGACGGCTCCTGTGGTTCGGCCAAGGAAGCCTGGTACGACTTCACCATCCTCCCCGTGGGCGCGAAGCCGACGCAGCCCCCGACCGCCAAGCCGGGTGAGCCGGGCAAGCCGGGCGGCGCGGCCGCGCCCGGCCAGAGCGCCGCGTCCGGCGGCGGTACGGGTGGTTCCGATTCCACCGGTGGCCTCAGCCCGCAGGGCGGCGGCCACCTCGCCGCGACCGGCTCCTCGTCCGCGCTCCCGGCGATCGCTCTCATCGGCGGAGCCGCGATGGTGGTCGGCGCGGGTGCGGTCATCGGCGTGCGCCGCCGGAAGGGCGTGGCCGGTCCGGACACCACGGACGTCACCGGGTAA
- a CDS encoding oxygenase MpaB family protein: protein MATADLPGPDSLLRRTLGEWRIGLVAWRLLVLQTADPAVAAGMAAFSTYRAHPWRRVEHTMDSGKRLFFSDREGLRREVARLERTHRRLTGTDEQGRQFTASDPAVRVWVLVTLYECMTAMRELSGRPLTPPELEQMYGEFRAVCAEFGLCDDLFPPTAADVPAYMDRTIRERLEYSEPVRYLLFDMLREAPAPRRLGRLKPAWPLVRTVAAHVIGALTVADLPEAFRERFHLPRTRRAALLSFILHRGLRVLMNALPEHRRYRTPPAGNSSTSQPSTASTDRPSPPEASPVRLPAPRRRKGADSRPARLRTFFGQVLDQTGDGRISSADLQAMAHNVCWPLELTPEREARVYAAFEAWWQHLRTGMDADDDGQVTCEEFVTAMLTGIDAGPGYLEQGLLLAVRAIFHAADSDGSGHLCADEYRTIFGGSRVHPAELSHGFRQLDHDGDGRITEDEFVQAFTDYFTARTDNTAGSQLLGRP from the coding sequence TTGGCTACCGCTGATCTTCCTGGTCCTGATTCGCTGCTGCGCCGCACCTTGGGGGAGTGGCGGATCGGGTTGGTGGCGTGGCGGCTGCTGGTGCTGCAGACCGCGGATCCGGCGGTCGCCGCCGGTATGGCCGCCTTCTCCACCTACCGCGCGCACCCGTGGCGGCGTGTCGAGCACACCATGGACAGCGGGAAGCGGCTGTTCTTCTCCGACCGTGAAGGGCTACGCCGTGAGGTTGCCCGTCTGGAGCGCACGCACCGCCGTCTGACCGGGACCGACGAGCAGGGCAGGCAGTTCACGGCGTCGGACCCGGCGGTGCGGGTGTGGGTACTGGTCACCCTGTACGAGTGCATGACGGCGATGCGGGAACTGTCCGGACGTCCGCTGACGCCGCCTGAACTGGAGCAGATGTACGGAGAATTCCGTGCGGTGTGTGCCGAGTTCGGCCTCTGTGACGACCTGTTCCCGCCCACGGCCGCGGACGTGCCCGCGTACATGGACCGCACGATCCGCGAGCGCCTCGAATACAGCGAACCCGTGCGCTACCTGCTCTTCGACATGCTCCGTGAAGCACCCGCACCCCGCCGCCTCGGTCGCCTGAAGCCGGCCTGGCCGCTCGTGCGCACGGTGGCCGCCCACGTGATCGGTGCGCTGACCGTCGCGGACCTGCCGGAAGCCTTCCGCGAGCGCTTCCACTTGCCCCGCACCCGTCGCGCGGCCCTGCTGTCCTTCATCCTGCACCGTGGCCTGCGCGTGCTGATGAATGCGCTGCCCGAGCACCGCCGCTACCGCACCCCACCGGCGGGCAACTCCTCGACTTCGCAGCCTTCCACCGCCTCCACCGACCGTCCTTCCCCGCCGGAGGCAAGCCCCGTCCGGCTGCCCGCACCACGCCGCCGCAAGGGTGCCGATTCCCGCCCGGCGCGTCTGCGGACCTTCTTCGGCCAGGTCCTCGACCAGACCGGCGACGGCCGCATCAGCTCGGCCGATCTACAGGCCATGGCGCACAACGTGTGCTGGCCGCTCGAACTCACCCCTGAGCGCGAAGCCCGCGTCTATGCCGCCTTCGAGGCCTGGTGGCAGCACCTGCGGACCGGCATGGACGCTGACGACGACGGACAGGTGACCTGCGAGGAGTTCGTCACCGCCATGCTCACCGGGATCGACGCCGGGCCGGGCTATCTCGAGCAGGGGTTGCTTCTCGCGGTGCGGGCGATCTTCCACGCTGCGGACTCCGACGGCAGCGGACACCTGTGTGCCGATGAGTACCGCACGATCTTCGGCGGCTCCCGGGTCCACCCCGCCGAACTCAGCCACGGCTTCCGCCAGCTCGACCACGATGGAGACGGCCGCATCACCGAAGACGAATTCGTCCAGGCCTTCACCGACTACTTCACCGCCCGCACCGACAACACGGCCGGCAGCCAACTCCTCGGACGCCCATAG
- a CDS encoding ROK family glucokinase yields MSMYRDRVHRGSARATVLRTVGTRERRSHLTAPRVPTVGIDIGGTKVMAGVVDADGTILERVRTETPDKSKSPKVVEDTITELVLDLSDRHDVHAVGIGAAGWVDADRSKVLFAPHLNWRNEPLRDRLAGRLAVPVMVDNDANTAAWAEWRFGAGRGEDHLVMITLGTGIGGAILEDGAVKRGKYGVAGEFGHMQVVPGGHRCPCGNRGCWEQYSSGNALVREARELAAADSPVAYNIIERVGGQVGDITGPLITELAREGDAMCVELLQEIGQWLGVGIANLAAALDPSCFVIGGGVSAADDLLIGPARDAFRRQLTGRGYRPEATIAKAQLGPEAGMVGAADLARLVARRFRRANRRRVERYERYERTGRR; encoded by the coding sequence ATGAGCATGTACCGCGACCGGGTACACCGCGGATCCGCCCGCGCCACCGTGCTGCGCACGGTCGGCACCCGCGAGCGGCGCTCGCATCTGACCGCCCCCCGGGTGCCCACCGTCGGCATCGACATCGGCGGCACCAAGGTCATGGCGGGCGTGGTCGACGCCGACGGCACCATCCTGGAACGGGTGCGCACCGAGACGCCCGACAAGTCCAAGAGCCCCAAGGTCGTCGAGGACACCATCACCGAGCTGGTGCTGGACCTCTCCGACCGGCACGACGTCCACGCGGTCGGCATCGGCGCCGCCGGCTGGGTCGACGCGGACCGCAGCAAGGTCCTCTTCGCCCCGCATCTGAACTGGCGCAACGAACCGCTGCGGGACCGGCTCGCCGGCCGCCTCGCGGTGCCGGTCATGGTCGACAACGACGCCAACACCGCCGCCTGGGCGGAGTGGCGCTTCGGCGCCGGACGCGGCGAGGACCACCTCGTCATGATCACGCTCGGGACGGGCATCGGCGGCGCGATCCTGGAGGACGGCGCGGTCAAGCGCGGCAAGTACGGCGTGGCCGGTGAATTCGGCCATATGCAGGTCGTCCCCGGCGGCCACCGCTGCCCGTGCGGCAACCGCGGCTGCTGGGAGCAGTACAGCTCCGGCAACGCCCTGGTGCGCGAGGCCCGCGAGCTGGCCGCCGCCGACTCCCCGGTCGCGTACAACATCATCGAGCGGGTCGGCGGGCAGGTCGGCGACATCACCGGGCCGCTGATCACCGAGCTGGCCCGGGAGGGCGACGCGATGTGCGTCGAGCTCCTCCAGGAGATCGGCCAGTGGCTCGGCGTCGGCATCGCCAACCTCGCCGCCGCCCTCGACCCCTCCTGCTTCGTCATCGGCGGGGGCGTCAGCGCCGCCGACGACCTGCTGATCGGCCCGGCCAGGGACGCCTTCCGGCGCCAACTCACCGGCCGTGGCTACCGACCCGAAGCCACCATCGCCAAGGCCCAGTTGGGACCCGAGGCCGGCATGGTCGGCGCCGCCGACCTGGCCCGGCTGGTGGCCCGCCGCTTCCGGCGCGCCAACCGCCGCCGTGTCGAGCGGTACGAGCGCTACGAACGGACCGGCCGCCGATGA
- a CDS encoding ATP-binding cassette domain-containing protein yields the protein MTALVELADVSKYYGNVRALEGVSLEVHAGEISCVLGDNGAGKSTLIKIIAGLHRHDAGSFTIDGEETTLSSPREALDRGIATVYQDLAVVPLMPVWRNFFLGSEPTTGVGPFKRLDVRTMRETTRSELLRMGIDLRDVDQPIGTLSGGERQCVAIARAVYFGAKVLVLDEPTAALGVKQSGVVLKYVAAARDAGLGVVLITHNPHHAYLVGDRFVLLKRGTMAGSHAKSEITLEELTRQMAGGSELEQLSHELARTATPEFPGGHRPD from the coding sequence ATGACAGCGCTGGTCGAGCTGGCCGACGTCAGCAAGTACTACGGCAACGTCCGGGCTCTGGAGGGGGTGTCCCTGGAGGTGCACGCGGGGGAGATCTCCTGTGTGCTCGGCGACAACGGCGCCGGCAAGTCCACCCTCATCAAGATCATCGCAGGGCTGCACCGGCACGACGCGGGCTCCTTCACCATCGACGGCGAGGAGACCACCCTGTCCTCCCCGCGCGAGGCCCTGGACCGCGGTATCGCCACCGTCTACCAGGACCTCGCCGTGGTTCCCCTCATGCCGGTGTGGCGGAACTTCTTCCTCGGCTCCGAGCCGACCACCGGCGTGGGCCCCTTCAAGCGGCTCGACGTCCGCACGATGCGCGAGACCACCCGCAGCGAACTGCTGCGGATGGGCATCGACCTGCGCGACGTCGACCAGCCCATCGGCACCCTCTCCGGTGGCGAGCGGCAGTGCGTCGCCATCGCCCGGGCCGTGTACTTCGGCGCGAAGGTCCTCGTGCTGGACGAGCCGACGGCGGCGCTCGGCGTCAAGCAGTCCGGCGTCGTCCTCAAGTACGTCGCGGCCGCGCGGGACGCCGGGCTCGGCGTGGTGTTGATCACCCACAACCCGCACCACGCCTACCTCGTCGGCGACCGTTTCGTGCTCCTCAAGCGCGGCACGATGGCCGGCAGCCACGCCAAATCGGAGATCACCCTGGAGGAGCTGACCCGCCAGATGGCGGGCGGCAGCGAGCTGGAACAGCTCAGCCACGAGCTGGCCCGCACCGCGACGCCGGAATTCCCAGGAGGCCACCGGCCCGACTGA
- a CDS encoding ABC transporter permease, whose product MSRTETSPAQPAKGDERLLHRSLARRLMGRPELGSVVGAAAVFVFFSIVAEPFLQASSLSTVLYASSTIGIMAVPVALLMIGGEFDLSAGVMVVSSALISSMFSYQMTANTWVGVGVSLLVTLAIGAFNGLLLTRTKLPSFIITLGTFFMLTGLNLGFTKLIDGTVSTKSIADMEGFDSARTVFASHLTLGSVDIQITILWWLALVAVATWILLRTRVGNWIFAVGGNADAARAVGVPVTKTKIGLYMGVAFAAWVSGQHLLFSYDAIQSGDGVGNEFLYIIAAAVGGCLMTGGFGSAIGAAVGAFIFGMASKGIVYAQWNPDWYKFFLGAMLLLATLLNAWVRKRAEEKA is encoded by the coding sequence ATGAGCCGGACCGAGACCTCCCCGGCGCAGCCCGCCAAGGGCGACGAACGGCTGCTGCACCGCTCCCTGGCACGCCGGCTGATGGGCCGCCCCGAACTGGGCTCGGTCGTCGGTGCCGCCGCCGTCTTCGTCTTCTTCTCGATCGTCGCCGAACCGTTCCTGCAGGCCTCCAGCCTCTCCACGGTGCTCTACGCGTCCTCGACGATCGGCATCATGGCCGTGCCGGTGGCGCTGCTGATGATCGGCGGGGAGTTCGATCTGTCGGCCGGTGTCATGGTCGTCAGCTCGGCGCTGATCTCCTCGATGTTCAGCTACCAGATGACCGCCAACACCTGGGTGGGCGTCGGGGTGTCGCTGCTGGTCACCCTCGCCATCGGGGCGTTCAACGGCCTGCTGCTGACCCGGACGAAGCTGCCCAGCTTCATCATCACGCTCGGCACCTTCTTCATGCTGACCGGCCTCAACCTCGGCTTCACCAAGCTGATCGACGGCACCGTCTCGACGAAGTCCATCGCCGACATGGAGGGCTTCGACTCGGCCCGCACGGTCTTCGCCTCGCATCTGACGCTGGGCAGCGTCGACATCCAGATCACCATCCTGTGGTGGCTCGCGCTGGTCGCCGTCGCCACCTGGATCCTGCTGCGCACCCGCGTCGGCAACTGGATCTTCGCGGTGGGCGGCAACGCCGATGCCGCGCGGGCGGTGGGCGTCCCGGTCACCAAGACCAAGATCGGCCTGTACATGGGCGTCGCGTTCGCCGCCTGGGTCTCCGGCCAGCACCTGCTGTTCTCGTACGACGCGATCCAGTCCGGCGACGGCGTGGGCAACGAATTCCTCTACATCATCGCGGCGGCGGTCGGCGGCTGTCTGATGACCGGCGGCTTCGGTTCGGCGATCGGCGCGGCCGTCGGCGCCTTCATCTTCGGCATGGCGAGCAAGGGCATCGTCTACGCGCAGTGGAACCCGGACTGGTACAAGTTCTTCCTCGGCGCGATGCTGCTGCTCGCCACACTCCTGAACGCATGGGTCCGCAAGCGGGCGGAGGAAAAGGCATGA
- a CDS encoding sugar ABC transporter substrate-binding protein produces MARVRRRGRVVSAVLAAVLGASLAGCSSTGGKRAEDERAAQAAGGKAAVNTPRWTFAMVTHSGDGDTFWDIVQNGAQQAAAKDNIKFLYGHDKEAQRQSELVQSYIDQKVDGLIVSLAKPNAMKDVVAKAEKAGIPVITVNSGAEESKAFGALSHIGQDETVAGEAVGEELNKRGRKKALCVLHEQGNVGHEQRCDGAKKTFKGDLQKLYVEGTNMPDVQSSIESKLQADRGIDAVVTLGAPFADTAVKAKEQAGSKAEIDTFDLNAQVATGLKDGSLGFAVDQQPYLQGYEAVDLLWLYKYNADVLGGGKPVLTGPQVITKKDAAALQDYTKRGTR; encoded by the coding sequence GTGGCACGGGTTCGAAGAAGGGGACGCGTCGTCAGCGCCGTGCTGGCGGCGGTGCTCGGCGCCTCCCTGGCGGGGTGCAGCAGCACCGGAGGCAAGCGCGCCGAGGACGAGCGCGCAGCTCAGGCCGCCGGCGGCAAGGCCGCGGTCAACACCCCCCGGTGGACGTTTGCGATGGTCACCCACTCGGGAGACGGCGACACCTTCTGGGACATCGTGCAGAACGGTGCCCAGCAGGCCGCCGCCAAGGACAACATCAAGTTCCTCTACGGGCACGACAAGGAGGCCCAGCGGCAGAGCGAGCTGGTGCAGTCCTACATCGATCAGAAGGTCGACGGGCTGATCGTCTCGCTGGCCAAGCCCAACGCCATGAAGGACGTGGTCGCCAAGGCCGAGAAGGCCGGCATCCCGGTGATCACGGTGAACTCCGGCGCCGAGGAGTCCAAGGCGTTCGGCGCGCTCAGCCACATCGGCCAGGACGAGACCGTCGCCGGTGAGGCGGTCGGCGAGGAGCTGAACAAGCGCGGCCGCAAGAAGGCCCTGTGCGTGCTGCACGAGCAGGGCAACGTCGGCCACGAGCAGCGCTGCGACGGCGCCAAGAAGACCTTCAAGGGCGATCTGCAGAAGCTGTACGTCGAGGGCACCAACATGCCCGATGTGCAGTCCTCCATCGAGTCCAAGCTCCAGGCGGACCGGGGCATCGACGCCGTCGTCACCCTGGGCGCCCCGTTCGCCGACACCGCCGTCAAGGCCAAGGAGCAGGCCGGCAGCAAGGCCGAGATCGACACCTTCGACCTCAACGCCCAGGTCGCGACCGGGCTCAAGGACGGCTCCCTCGGCTTCGCCGTCGACCAGCAGCCCTACCTCCAGGGTTACGAGGCCGTCGACCTGCTGTGGCTCTACAAGTACAACGCCGACGTCCTCGGCGGCGGCAAGCCGGTGCTCACCGGACCCCAGGTGATCACCAAGAAGGACGCCGCCGCACTGCAGGACTACACGAAGCGGGGGACGCGATGA
- a CDS encoding substrate-binding domain-containing protein, with protein sequence MNGVRSASPRTVRGSTVRRAAALLTTLALATGCGAGAQDGGGGAGKGGPHMTIGMVSHSGDGDTFWDIVQNGAERAAAKDHVKFLYAHDKEGAQQAALIQSYIDQKVDGLIVTLAKPEAVQAAVRKAVAHGIPVVTINSGGEFSRAYGALTHIGQDESVAGRAVGDELNRRHAKKVLCVVHEQGNVSLEDRCAGVRKAFHGTVENLDVDGTNAPASQSSVEAKLQSDKALDAIVTLGAPMAAISVKAKEQAGSSAQIATFDLNSAVVKLLKAKDVTFAVDQQPYLQGYEAVDLLWLHRTNADVLGGGKPVLTGPALVTAKDVPKLTEYTGRGTR encoded by the coding sequence ATGAACGGCGTGCGTTCGGCGAGCCCCCGCACTGTCCGCGGCAGCACGGTGCGCAGGGCCGCCGCCTTACTGACCACCCTCGCGCTGGCCACCGGATGCGGCGCCGGCGCCCAGGACGGCGGCGGCGGAGCCGGCAAGGGCGGCCCGCACATGACGATCGGGATGGTCAGCCACTCCGGCGACGGCGACACCTTCTGGGACATCGTGCAGAACGGCGCGGAGCGGGCGGCCGCCAAGGACCATGTGAAGTTCCTGTACGCCCACGACAAGGAGGGCGCCCAGCAGGCCGCCCTGATCCAGTCGTACATCGACCAGAAGGTGGACGGGCTGATCGTCACCCTCGCCAAGCCGGAGGCCGTCCAGGCGGCCGTCCGCAAGGCCGTGGCGCACGGCATACCCGTCGTCACCATCAACTCCGGCGGTGAGTTCTCCCGGGCGTACGGGGCGCTGACACACATCGGCCAGGACGAGTCGGTGGCCGGCCGCGCGGTCGGTGACGAACTGAACCGGCGGCACGCCAAGAAGGTCCTGTGCGTCGTGCACGAGCAGGGCAATGTGTCCCTGGAGGACCGCTGCGCCGGTGTCCGCAAGGCGTTCCACGGGACGGTCGAGAACCTCGATGTCGACGGCACCAACGCGCCGGCCTCGCAGTCCTCGGTCGAGGCGAAGCTGCAGTCCGACAAGGCCCTCGATGCGATCGTCACGCTCGGTGCGCCGATGGCGGCGATCTCGGTCAAGGCCAAGGAGCAGGCGGGCAGCTCCGCGCAGATCGCGACCTTCGATCTGAACTCCGCCGTCGTCAAGCTGCTCAAGGCCAAGGACGTCACCTTCGCCGTCGATCAGCAGCCCTACCTCCAGGGCTACGAAGCCGTGGACCTGCTGTGGCTGCACCGGACCAACGCCGATGTGCTCGGCGGCGGCAAGCCGGTGCTCACCGGCCCCGCCCTGGTCACCGCGAAGGACGTACCGAAGCTCACCGAATACACCGGGCGGGGCACCCGGTGA
- a CDS encoding GntR family transcriptional regulator has product MDRSSPVPLYFQLSQQLEAAIEHGKLAPGSLLGNEIELAGRLGLSRPTVRQAIQSLVDKGLLVRRRGIGTQVVHSQVKRPLELSSLYDDLEAAGQKPATRVLLNTTTEADAEVAAALGIAEGAEVALVERLRLTHGEPVAHLRNHLPAGLLPLETAALEETGLYRLMRSAGITLHSARQAVGARAATAEEGARLDEPEGAPLLTMQRTTFDDTGRAVEFGSHVYRASRYAFEFQLLVRP; this is encoded by the coding sequence GTGGACCGGAGCAGTCCGGTCCCGTTGTATTTCCAGCTGTCCCAGCAGCTGGAGGCCGCGATCGAGCACGGCAAGCTGGCCCCCGGCAGTCTGCTCGGCAACGAGATCGAGCTGGCCGGCCGGCTCGGGCTGTCCCGGCCGACGGTCCGGCAGGCGATCCAGTCGCTGGTCGACAAGGGCCTGCTGGTGCGCCGCCGCGGCATCGGCACCCAGGTCGTCCACAGCCAGGTCAAACGCCCGCTGGAGCTGAGCAGCCTCTACGACGACCTGGAGGCGGCCGGACAGAAGCCGGCCACCCGGGTGCTGCTCAACACCACCACCGAGGCCGATGCCGAGGTCGCCGCCGCGCTGGGGATCGCCGAGGGCGCGGAGGTCGCGCTGGTCGAGCGGCTGCGGCTGACGCACGGTGAGCCCGTCGCGCATCTGCGCAACCACCTGCCCGCGGGGCTGCTCCCGCTGGAGACCGCCGCGCTGGAGGAGACCGGCCTGTACCGCCTGATGCGGTCGGCCGGCATCACCCTGCACAGCGCCCGCCAGGCCGTCGGCGCCCGTGCCGCGACCGCGGAGGAGGGTGCCCGGCTCGACGAGCCCGAGGGCGCCCCGCTGCTCACCATGCAGCGGACGACGTTCGACGACACCGGGCGCGCGGTCGAGTTCGGCTCGCATGTCTACCGCGCGTCCCGTTACGCCTTCGAATTCCAGCTGCTGGTCCGTCCCTGA
- a CDS encoding PaaI family thioesterase, whose protein sequence is MAGTEQGSAALDLAAAQQGLDAQPFSRLVRARITGFGDGGATLEIDIREELLQQHGFVHGGVLSYAADNALTFAAATALGPAVVTGGFTLQYVRPARGRTLRARAEVVHAGRRQAVCRCELTVIDASGAERVCAVAQGTVLPLNGPADGAGAGQDDRAG, encoded by the coding sequence ATGGCCGGTACGGAGCAGGGGAGTGCGGCGCTCGATCTGGCGGCGGCGCAACAGGGGCTGGACGCCCAGCCGTTCAGCAGGCTGGTGCGGGCGCGGATCACCGGGTTCGGGGACGGCGGCGCGACACTGGAGATCGACATCCGCGAGGAACTCCTCCAGCAGCACGGGTTCGTGCACGGCGGCGTGCTGTCGTACGCCGCCGACAACGCCCTCACCTTCGCCGCGGCCACGGCCCTGGGCCCGGCCGTGGTCACCGGCGGCTTCACCCTCCAGTACGTGCGTCCGGCGCGGGGCCGCACGTTGCGGGCCCGCGCCGAGGTCGTCCACGCCGGGCGCCGGCAGGCGGTGTGCCGCTGCGAGCTGACGGTGATCGACGCCTCGGGCGCGGAGCGCGTGTGCGCGGTGGCGCAGGGGACGGTGCTGCCGCTCAACGGTCCCGCGGACGGCGCGGGCGCGGGCCAGGACGACCGGGCCGGCTGA
- a CDS encoding transporter substrate-binding domain-containing protein, with the protein MKRAAILSALACLLAVSATAPAASGAPARGGDTASPAAGKTSALDAVPRRGVLRVCTTGDYRPFSYRDPRTGSYRGVDIDMARDLAKSLDARPRYVATTWARLVGDLSAGRCDIAMGGVSVTLARARSVYFSAPTRTDGKTPLVRCKDKDKYATLRQIDRPGTRVIVNPGGTNEEFARSHLQHAALTVHRDNTTIFDEIIAGRADVMMTDASETRYQARIHPELCSLHPDKPFTFSEKAYALPRGDNEFKAYVDQWVHLATHDGTYRKYEAAWMTN; encoded by the coding sequence ATGAAGCGCGCCGCCATCCTCTCCGCCCTCGCCTGCCTGCTCGCCGTCAGCGCCACCGCCCCGGCGGCCTCGGGCGCTCCCGCGAGGGGCGGGGACACCGCCTCCCCGGCCGCCGGGAAGACCTCGGCCCTCGACGCCGTCCCGCGGCGCGGGGTGCTGCGGGTCTGCACCACCGGCGACTATCGGCCCTTCAGTTACCGCGACCCCAGGACGGGCAGCTACCGCGGTGTGGACATCGACATGGCCCGGGATCTCGCCAAGAGCCTCGACGCCAGGCCGCGTTATGTGGCCACCACCTGGGCACGGCTCGTCGGCGACCTGTCGGCCGGCCGCTGCGACATCGCCATGGGCGGGGTCTCCGTCACCCTCGCGCGCGCCCGCTCCGTCTACTTCAGCGCACCGACCCGCACCGACGGCAAGACGCCCCTGGTGCGCTGCAAGGACAAGGACAAGTACGCCACCCTGCGGCAGATCGACCGGCCCGGCACCCGGGTCATCGTCAACCCCGGTGGGACGAACGAGGAATTCGCCCGCTCCCATCTCCAGCACGCCGCCCTCACGGTCCATCGGGACAACACCACGATCTTCGACGAGATCATCGCGGGACGGGCGGACGTGATGATGACCGACGCCAGTGAGACCCGCTACCAGGCCAGGATCCACCCCGAACTCTGCTCGCTCCACCCGGACAAGCCCTTCACCTTCTCCGAAAAGGCCTATGCCCTGCCCCGCGGCGACAACGAGTTCAAGGCCTATGTGGACCAGTGGGTGCACCTGGCCACCCATGACGGGACGTACCGGAAGTACGAGGCCGCATGGATGACGAATTGA